In a single window of the Neospora caninum Liverpool complete genome, chromosome VIIa genome:
- a CDS encoding GH24076, related: MLEPTRDAEEGGGGAQSEADERASHGSTGSSLIQLSIGVCAMKAKTHSKPMRAILSRLERSQEFHIIVFDEQMILEEDITAWPRVDCLICFYSTGFPLDKAIAYVKRFRPILLNDLEQQKIIRDRVLVYKQLKKHGIPHPPYVVVDYERVSRGEDHFEEGYDYIVFNNKRLNKPFIEKPRDADNHDNWIYYPKNTGGGCKKLYRKQQNSSSSYCPDVHSVRKDGTYIYEEFLSTFGTDVKVYTVGPLFAHAEARKSPSVDGVVCRSPDGKEVRYPVILTEQEKWIAYRLVRAFQQIICGFDILRTSSGPFVCDVNGFSFVKGNVKYYEDCANILRLFFIKKSIERWSAFGLPPHVSTPLTDASPSACASHVAASASGPDAGDGHAALPPSASADDSAEARRKNETHLVSSPSPPLHLVLQQLLRARNEYRAQRQLSREEEKRRDSQAVAAPSCVDESRSRPDASPSEATVAALASGRQGEDACRPGAEGDNGALRSRCAVVAQPWASQASTRKAAPESDGPGGAATGASLCLSSLPAHGTRVHAPAFRRGEGREETLARELEGDSRRGTGEDSPQDGALSPSFSSFSVSHAPLARDHDGDRAGTMSPYTTAGEASGDDDEELRTVVVVMRHGDRKPKQKLKFKTDQELILELFDEEPNRRKEIKLKSPEELRDLLERNTEILTFLGKKMLSLVAEKKSLDEQKVALEARGASPSTSPSVPPPRDPEASSEASPEASEPVSAADTGTDEGRAREAQEIQAAIEKKETAIAKLQKELSVHKQLQKVLLQGDGFAGINRKIQLKPIEWEEAGSPRFAAALPSPSAPSSSSASTASSGAASASASSLTSASLSLSPCPAEERPAASSRTLEAPLGMAKAEGDKTNTQRGTSCPSPVEATTSSSSPPSPPVSAASVSAAGSGSGATGRVARCVVVAKWGGELTGIGRKQAEDLGKKFRYKLYPGDSAGLLRLHSTFRHDFKIYTSDEGRCQVTSAAFTKGFLDLEGELTPILVALVIRNNKAHSLLDDTVQLPERKECKEVLDALLNLNVSFRDASDDQLALVDALFRYPLQPVQLACLKAIDNPWQAMQKAYSSLQSFTAALDAPAASETSGGNGGEKSDALPALPGAVTTGSSGKEKSVDHPFAHKTANIKQRWTTLLKDWFDPRTELFDTSKIADVMDMLRYELIHHHSIMKPRAFALAVESHNTMLPIHAFSGPAESGITDAQKLRIGTQIVGKLLKKIVRDLTFFRSVDQPRLPMEGPSTNSTFTDWGLSMSAAAAAARCAPPPGVSPSPSPLPAATAPPDTRRLSPVGGESLPQSHLQAASPPAAATGPGAPGEKNVSSVGNASVASLSVSSSPSSFTPSRLGGGGLGARVLPTAAPCEKTPSRFVSLTDAPTTFGASAVSPRERDSRGSDGRDKREGRDPGGASRDQNEPPASGGASSPGLLSAAFDRLRERSVATTPPRTQRRQRRAGASGEAVGAPAWSSDRDEESVEGFQTASAGSPARPSVATPSDSADSGPTSSCAASPSYSSPSASYASSAQPVSVAIQSASPYAPAAHESPFSPLSSESLPLRSAVSGSPGPQEYCREGAPRGSPRRRTGSDAERPQLVLKNMFDEERYLHPLSNDLFLKNEGARTVMEVADAVTAAAADAAAEAAPTASASFRELVNAMYEDDGEASSPRAGTAHGQATFPSPASTSPAVAASSVPPASSPCDAQTFASGVEHLASPSSSSSTASSPLPASPHTSLASASRPTDTPPAASLAASGVAPPPGPNLLAGRLSRSASTACCYSFFSSSFAASSGRTATQKGTSSTRGSSTGSAAGNSRLHGAGPTARGRTQKTPFGPSSSSSRASSTRPASATGCARPSGTAKKRALASGAECGRRGDEGLDLGDRVGKSGEEKLPLHVALGSESPKNGALGKTSERMTPRNGGSNGASAKASWSANAIGSEEEKRSGREISELLASRFGRALPGLAGDADRTLGVNSEKVVINSDELWAHQKKSKKPEKRDEKNQILNILQATSSALPVAPRTSSDLFLAESGPASGRESRSGSRGGQRGASSGHSSGREKEERDGDDERRERKPRPEDRVERPPTEELDVAAKGDRKSGADAGPQATETPTSGGLGADSDGGEGAARGDKTREREAGDGEGVVGESRAGLGGAGKDSEGDSEARSGQAAAKGGKEEGAGQPHSDEEQGADDEDDHEEHEDDDPHEHEVTAQIRLKEEEARMFGIRSPWRIVRSRYYVTSASHVQALLNILLFSYKVVCVQNHLCPTCAATARADEAKKKARTEKETPKEKASGTREDEGRKRDDPDGNGKKGQPGDGDKLEVKKEGKTETDSPRKSICPTCSTPLLDIGTDHEALGTCDLHYLSHIVFRVWERKRDRGPRGTNSPQHYAYSPASAFPSSPVGTSCSSPVFSSQAKPGAEDQKSPFSASPPAPASPYRLEISFSTGAKDGFGRTFVLIEREAQAHQQRGLLGVGMRTPAEKEGRPDSTQNGAETKEPSAPAAAVSEVAGLAAKLAEANAEPSGVAAFEGRGEAGDSRGHVATERKGSGAAPSEAELRCEGSTGSNSGAGRKPAFPSPGASSSVKALLKRGLHEEEEEEYPGLQQQEFCYYAHAPISAYAASTGLEASGKVSSSASVPACECVCCVDRQPRGQGTRERSGETASLAATAQEHGARSRPVACPGCPCCLPAKTVHSGDSQQDEEARSRGLSAEEPLTVARLLSGAARSLGARGGDGRRDGDGSTGGFQGEKSDDSAKEGKESRDEGPTQGRIAETGTPIMGAVVPPYCELAPLVSLSQSCVLERFEALMNKVLSLYGSRTPAKAVKDRSNQSSTAAGAGDSFSSSPSSSSSSSSSSSSSSSSSSSSSSSSCLAHAAPAVSSPLASAAGSPRATAL; this comes from the exons ATGCTGGAGCCaacgagagacgcggaagaggggggcggcggcgcccagagcgaggccgacgagCGGGCGAGTCACGGCTCAACCGGGTCCAGCCTCATTCAGTTGAGCATAGGAGTTTGCGCGATGAAAGCTAAAACCCACA GCAAGCCGATGCGCGCGATTTTAAGCCGACTCGAAAGGTCGCAGGAGTTCCACATTATCGTCTTCGATGAACAG ATGATTTTGGAAGAAGACATAACCGCGTGGCCTCGCGTGGATTGTCTGATTTGCTTTTACTCTACGGGGTTTCCTCTGGACAAAGCCATCGCCTACGTCAAGCGCTTTCGGCCGATCCTGTTGAACGACCTCGAGCAGCAGAAAATCATTCGCGACCGGGTGCTTGTCTACAAGCAGCTGAAA AAGCATGGCATTCCGCATCCGCCGTATGTCGTCGTTGATTACGAGCGCGTGAGCCGCGGGGAGGACCATTTCGAGGAAGGCTACGATTACATTGTTTTCAACAACAAGCGACTGAACAAGCCGTTCATTGAGAAACCCCGGGACGCCGACAACCACGACAACTGGATCTACTACCCGAAAAACACAG GTGGCGGGTGTAAGAAGCTTTACCGCAAGCAACAGAACAGCAGCAGTTCTTACTGCCCAGATGTCCACTCCGTCAGAAAAGACGGGACATACATCTACGAGGAattcctctccaccttcgGCACCGACGTCAAG GTGTACACGGTCGGGCCTCTttttgcgcatgcagaagcgcGGAAAAGTCCCAGCGTCGATGGGGTTGTCTGCCGCTCTCCGGACG GGAAGGAGGTTCGCTATCCGGTGATTCTCACTGAACAAGAAAAGTGGATAGCCTACCGCCTCGTGCGCGCATTCCAGCAAATTATCTGcgg GTTCGACATTCTTCGGACTTCGAGCGGCCCATTTGTGTGCGACGTGAACGGGTTCTCTTTCGTGAAGGGGAACGTGAAGTACTACGAGGACTGCGCAAACATTCTTCGATTGTTTTTTATCAAGAAAAGCATCGAGCGATGGAGCGCGTTTGGATTGCCGCCCCACGTGTCTACGCCCCTCACGGACGCGTCGCCCTCCGCATGCGCGAGCCACGTggccgcgtctgcctcagGGCCAGACGCGGGGGATGGGCacgccgctcttcctccctctgcttcAGCGGACGACTccgcggaggcgcgtcggaagaacgagacgcacctcgtctcctcgccgtcgccccctCTTCACCTAGTgttgcagcagctgctgcgggCGCGAAACGAGTACCGTGCGCAGCGGCAGCTcagccgcgaagaagaaaagcggcgcGACAGCCAGGCCGTCGCCGCGCCGAGCTGCGTCGACGAGTCCCGTTCTCGCCCAGACGCCTCTCCGTCCGAAGCGACCGTCGCGGCCTTGGCCTCGGGGAGGCAGGGCGAGGACGCTTGCAGGCCTGGCGCCGAGGGGGACAACGGCGCTTTGCGATCCCGTTGTGCAGTTGTGGCTCAGCCGTGGGCCTCGCAGGCGTCCACCAGAaaggcagcgccggagaGCGACGGACCGGGAGGAGCTGCAACAGGCGCGAGTCTCTGCTTGTCTAGCCTGCCTGCGCACGGGacgcgcgtgcatgcgccggcttTCCGCCGgggcgaaggccgagaggagacgctcgcGCGCGAACTCGAGGGGGACTCGCGGCGCGGCACCGGCGAAGACTCCCCGCAGGAcggcgcgctctcgccttcgttctcgtccttctcggtctcccacgcgcctctcgcgagagaccacgacggagacagagcaggcACGATGAGTCCGTACACGActgcaggcgaggcgagcggcgacgacgacgaagagctGCGAACGGTGGTGGTGGTGATGCGCCATGGCGATCGAAAACCCAAGCAGAAGCTAAAGTTCAAGACGGACCAGGAGCTGATTCTCGAGTTGTTCGACGAGGAGCCGAACCGACGGAAAGAAATCAAACTCAAGAGCCCGGAAGAACTCCGCGACCtcctggagagaaacaccgAAATCCTCACCTTTCTC GGGAAGAAAATGTTGTCTTTGGtggcggaaaagaagagcctCGACGAGCAGAAGGTTGCTTTGGAAGCTCGTGGggcttcgccctcgacgTCTCCCTCAGTGCCCCCCCCTCGTGACCCGGAGGCGTCCTCTGAAGCGTCGCCCGAGGCCTCTGAGCCGGTCTCTGCAGCGGACACAGGGACAGACGAGGGCCGAGCCCGCGAAGCGCAGGAGATCCAGGCGGCGAttgaaaagaaagagacagcaatTGCCAAGCTCCAGAAGGAGTTGTCGGTACACAAACAGCTTCAGAAAGTCTTGTTGCAGGGCGACGGCTTCGCCGGCATCAACCGGAAAATCCAGCTCAAACCGATAGAgtgggaagaggcgggaTCTCCGCGCTTTGCGGCAGCTCTTCCGTCACCTTCAGcgccctcgtcgtcgtctgcgtcgaCAGCGAGCTcaggcgccgcctccgcgtctgcttcgtcgttgacttccgcttccttgtcgctctctccatgTCCTGCTGAGGAGCGCCCTGCGGCAAGCAGCCGAACCCTCGAGGCGCCGCTGGGCATGgcgaaggcagaaggcgacaagaCAAACACCCAGCGAGGTacttcctgtccctctccagTTGAGGCGACTAcatcctcgtcctcgcccccctcgccccctgtctccgccgcttcgGTCTCGGCTGCCGGAAGTGGCTCGGGCGCCACGGGGCGCGTGGCGCGCTGCGTCGTCGTTGCCAAGTGGGGTGGTGAGCTCACAGGAATCGGCAGAAAACAGGCTGAAGACCTCGGGAAAAAATTCCGATACAAACTCTACCCAG gaGACAGTGCGGGGCTCCTCCGACTGCATTCCACCTTTCGCCACGACTTCAAAATCTACACCAGCGATGAGGGAAG GTGTCAAGTCACCTCTGCAGCGTTCACGAAAGGCTTCCTGGACCTCGAGGGCGAGCTGACGCCGAttctcgtcgccctcgtgATTCGGAACAACAAGGCGCACTCGCTGCTAGACGACACAGTGCAACTGCCTGAGAGAAAG GAATGCAAAGAAGTGCTCGACGCACTGCTGAACCTCAACGTGTCTTTCCGGGATGCGTCGGACGACCAGCTGGCTCTCGTGGACGCGCTCTTCCGCTACCCGCTGCAGCCGGTCCAGCTTGCCTGTCTGAAGGCGATCGACAATCCGTGGCAGGCCATGCAGAAG GCCTACAGCAGTCTTCAGAGTTTCACTGCGGCTCTCGACGCCCCGGCAGCCTCGGAGACAAGCGGGGGAAATggcggagaaaagagtgaCGCGCTGCCTGCCCTGCCTGGCGCTGTGACGACTGGCTCgagcggaaaagagaagtcTGTAGACCATCCCTTCGCACACAAAACCGCCAATATCAAGCAGAGATGGACGACGCTCTTGAAAGACTG GTTCGACCCTCGAACGGAACTGTTTGACACCTCCAAGATCGCAGATGTGATGGACATGCTCCGCTACGAGCTGATTCACCACCACAGCATCATGAAGCCGCGAGCCTTCGCCTTGGCGGTCGAATCGCACAACACCATGCTGCCCATCCACGCCTTTTCAGGCCCCGCGGAAAGCGGCATCACAGATGCGCAGAAGCTCCGGATCGGCACGCAGATTGTAGGAAAACTCCTGAAGAAAATCGTCCGAGACCTAACCTTCTTCAG AAGCGTCGACCAGCCGCGGTTGCCGATGGAGGGTCCCTCGACGAATTCGACTTTCACCGACTGGGGACTGAGCATGTCCGCCGCAGCGGCCGCGGCTcgctgcgcgcctccgccgggcgtctcgccgtcgccctctccgctACCGGCTGCTACGGCGCCCCCAGACACCCGCAGGCTCTCGCCAGTCGGCGGCGAGAGCTTGCCGCAGTCCCACCTTcaggctgcctcgccgcctgcggcCGCCACAGGCCCCGGAGCGCCTGGGGAGAAAAACGTCTCTTCTGTGGGGAATGCATctgtggcgtctctctcggtgtcttcttcgccttcctcgttcaCGCCCTCCCGGCTCGGTGGCGGCGGCTTGGGCGCACGCGTCCTGCCGACCGCAGCGCCCTGCGAGAAAACGCCCAGCCGCTTTGTCTCCCTCACAGACGCGCCCACGACCTTCGgcgcctcggctgtctcgcccagagagagagacagccgaggctCCGACGGCCGCGATAAACGCGAGGGGCGAGACCCCGGGGGTGCGTCGCGCGACCAGAACGAGCCTCCTGCTTCCGgaggcgcctcttcgccaggcctcctctctgccgcgttcGACCGGCTGCGGGAGCGATCGGTGGCAACGACACCGCCGCGTACTCagcggaggcagcgccgcGCAGGCGCGTCGGGTGAGGCTGTcggcgcgcctgcgtggTCGAGCGATcgcgacgaggaaagcgtTGAAGGTTTCCAAACGGCCTCTGCTGGGAGCCCTGCTCGGCCCTCAGTCGCGACGCCCTCAGATTCCGCCGACTCGGGTCCCACCTCGTcctgcgcggcgtctccgtcctaCTCGTCCCCGTCGGCTTCCTACGCGTCTTCTGCTCAGCCGGTTTCCGTTGCGATTCAGAGTGCGTCGCCGTACGCTCCCGCAGCTCACGAGTCACCCTTCTCGCCACTCAGCTCGGAGTCTCTGCCCCTCCGGTCAGCCGTCTCGGGGTCTCCGGGGCCTCAAGAGTATTGCCGCGAGGGCGCGCCCCGCGGCTCGCCCAGACGGCGCACGGGTTCCGACGCCGAACGGCCCCAGCTGGTGTTGAAAAACATGTTTGACGAAGAACGCTACCTCCACCCTCTCTCGAACGACCTTTTCCTCAaaaacgaaggcgcgcgaACGGTCATGGAAGTCGCTGACGCTGTgacagccgctgcggcggacgcggccgcggaggcggcgccgaccGCCAGCGCCTCGTTCAGGGAGTTGGTCAACGCCATGTATGAAGACGATGGAG aAGCCTCCTCTCCGCGTGCGGGGACGGCGCACGGCCAGGCGACATTCCCGTCTCCAGCTTCGACGTCTCCAGCAGTCGCGGCTTCGTCTGTCCCTCCCGCTTCGTCCCCCTGTGACGCGCAAACTTTCGCGAGCGGCGTCGAGCAcctcgcgtcgccctcgtcctcttcgtcgaccgcgtcttcgcctcttcctgcttctccacacacttcgctcgcttccgcttcgaGACCGACCGACACGCCTCCCGCTGCCTCCCTGGCTGCATCTGGGgtcgcgccgcctcccggGCCGAACCTCCTCGCCGGGCGTTTGTCCCGGAGCGCAAGCACCGCGTGCTGCTactcgtttttttcctcctcgttcgcgGCCTCCAGCGGGCGCACGGCCACGCAGAAGGGCACGAGCAGCACGCGCGGCAGCAGCACGGGGAGTGCTGCGGGGAACTCGCGGCTTCACGGCGCGGGACCGACTGCGCGAGGCCGGACGCAAAAGACGCCGTTCGGGCCCAGCTCCAGCTCGAGTCGCGCGAGCAGCACGCGCCCGGCGTCGGCCACAGGGTGCGCGCGGCCTTCGGGCACCGCAAAGAAACGCGCCTTGGCCAGCGGGGCAGAGTGTGGGCGTCGCGGCGACGAGGGGCTCGACCTCGGCGATCGCGtggggaagagcggcgaggagaagctTCCGCTGCATGTGGCGTTGGGCAGCGAGTCGCCGAAAAACGGCGCGCTTGGGAAAACGTCGGAGCGGATGACCCCGCGGAACGGCGGAAGCAACGGCGCGAGTGCGAAGGCGAGTTGGTCTGCGAACGCGAtcggcagcgaggaagagaagcgcagcggGCGCGAAATCTCTGAGTTGCTGGCCTCCCGATTCGGCCGCGCGCTGCCTGGGCtcgcgggagacgcagaccGGACGCTCGGCGTGAACTCCGAGAAGGTCGTGATCAACTCCGACGAGTTGTGGGCGCACCAGAAGAAGTCGAAGAAGCCCGAGAAGCGCGACGAAAAGAACCAAATCCTCAACATCCTCCAGGCGACCTCCTCGGCCCTGCCGGTCGCCCCTCGAACCAGCTCAGACCTTTTCCTGGCCGAAAGCGGCCCAGCGAGCGGCCGCGAGTCGCGGAGCGGCAGCCGCGGCGGGCAGCGCGGGGCGAGTTCAGGGCACTCCAGcgggcgcgagaaagaagagcgcgacggcgacgacgagaggcgggagagaaaaccgaggCCGGAGGACAGAGTCGAGAGGCCGCCCACCGAGGAGCTCGACGTGGCAGCCAAGGGGGACAGAAAAAGCGGGGCAGACGCAGGCCCGCAGgcaacggagacgccgaccAGCGGCGGGCTGGGGGCCGACTCGGATGGAGGCGAAGGAGCCGCCCGCGGCGacaagacgcgagagcgcgaggcaggcgacggcgagggcgtcGTTGGTGAAAGTCGAGCAGGACTGGGAGGGGCCGGAAAAGACAGTGAGGGCGACTcggaggcgcgaagcggGCAAGCGGCCGCAAagggggggaaggaagaaggcgctggaCAGCCACACAGCGATGAAGAACAGGGAGCAGACGATGAAGATGACCACGAGGAacacgaggacgacgaccCACATGAGCACGAG GTCACAGCGCAGATTCGGctgaaggaggaggaggctCGCATGTTCGGCATCCGGTCCCCGTGGCGGATCGTGCGGAGTCGGTACTACGTGACCAGTGCAAGTCACGTCCAGGCGCTGCTCAACATTCTCCTCTTCAGCTACAAGGTCGTTTGCGTACAAAACCACTTGTGCCCGACATGCGCCGCGACCGCTCGcgccgacgaggcgaaaaagaaggctcgcacggagaaggagacgccgaaggagaaggcgtcCGGAACCAGGGAGGACGAAGGCCGGAAACGCGACGACCCAGACGGcaacgggaagaagggacaaccgggcgacggagacaaactcgaggtgaagaaagaaggaaagaccgAGACCGACTCGCCCAGGAAATCCATCTGCCCAACCTGCTCGACCCCGCTCCTCGACATCGGCACAGAC cacGAGGCTCTCGGGACGTGCGACTTGCACTACTTGTCTCACATTGTGTTTCGCGTCTGGGAGCGGAAGCGCGATCGAGGCCCACGAGGCACGAACTCGCCTCAGCACTATGCCTATTCGCCGGCGTCGGCTTTCCCGTCCTCGCCGGTGGGCACCTCTtgctcctctcctgtcttctcgtcgcAAGCGAAGCCTGGGGCGGAGGACCAAAAGTCGCCCTTCAGTGCCTCGCCACCCGCCCCAGCGTCGCCTTATCGCCTTGAGATCAGCTTCAGCACTGGCGCGAAAGACGGGTTTGGCCGAACGTTCGTCCTCAtcgagcgcgaggcgcaaGCACACCAACAACGCGGGCTCCTCGGCGTCGGGATGCGGACTCCagccgagaaagaggggCGGCCCGATTCCACCCAGAACGGcgccgagacgaaggagcCTTCCGCTCCGGCAGCAGCAGTCTCGGAGGTCGCGGGCCTCGCCGCGAAGCTTGCTGAGGCGAACGCAGAGCCTTCGGGCGTGGCCGCGTTCGagggcagaggcgaggcaggcgattCGCGGGGCCACGTagcgacagaaaggaaggggagCGGAGCTGCGCCAAGCGAGGCCGAGCTTCGATGCGAGGGGTCGACAGGCAGTAACTCTGGTGCCGGCAGGAAACCTGCGTTTCCTTCACCGggtgcgtcgtcttctgtgAAGGCGCTGTTGAAACGGGGTCTGCatgaggaggaagaagaagagtaCCCCGGCCTCCAGCAGCAGGAATTCTGCTACTACGCCCACGCGCCGATCTCTGCGTACGCGGCCAGTACCGGCTTGGAGGCGTCGGGGAAAgtgtcgtcttctgcttctgtgCCGGCGTGTGAGTGCGTGTGTTGCGTGGACAGACAGCCGCGGGGAcagggaacgcgagagagaagtggtGAAACCGCGAGCCTCGCCGCCACGGCTCAAGAGCACGGGGCGAGGTCTCGGCCCGTCGCCTGCCCGGGGTGTCCGTGCTGCTTGCCTGCAAAGACCGTGCACTCAGGAGACTCTCAAcaggacgaggaagcgcgaagtCGAGGCCTGTCGGCTGAGGAACCCCTCACGGTCGCGAGGCTGCTTTCGGGCGCGGCAAGGAGCCTCGGAGCCCGCGGAGGGGACGGGcgccgagacggagacggtaGCACGGGAGGCTTTCAGGGCGAGAAATCAGACGACTCAgcaaaggaaggaaaagagtcTCGTGATGAAGGCCCTACGCAGGGCCGAATCGCGGAAACAGGAACCCCCATCATGGGCGCCGTTGTCCCGCCCTACTGCGAGCTAGCGCCTCTCGTGTCCCTTTCACAAAGTTGCGTCTTGGAGAGATTCGAAGCACTAATGAACAAG GTCTTGAGCCTGTACGGTTCCCGAACACCGGCGAAAGCTGTGAAAGACCGCAGCAATCAAAGCTCCACCGCCGCAGGTGCTGGCGACAGCTTTTCCTCatccccttcctcttcctcctcttcgtcttcctcgtcatcttcgtcctcgtcttcttcctcctcttcatcttcctcctcttgtctAGCGCACGCAGCTCCCGCTGTGTCATCTCCGCTGGCCTCAGCTGCGGGCTCGCCACGGGCCACAGCCCTGTGA